In Phoenix dactylifera cultivar Barhee BC4 chromosome 11, palm_55x_up_171113_PBpolish2nd_filt_p, whole genome shotgun sequence, the following are encoded in one genomic region:
- the LOC103709489 gene encoding eukaryotic translation initiation factor 2 subunit alpha homolog, whose protein sequence is MPNLECRMYEAKYPEVDMAVMIQVKHIADMGAYVSLLEYNNIEGMILFSELSRRRIRSVSSLIKVGRQEPVMVLRVDREKGYIDLSKRRVSEEDIHTCEERYNKSKLVHSIMRHVAETMDLDLEDLYIHVGWPLYRKYGHAFEAFKLIVTNPESVLDSLTREVKEAGPDGQEVTKVVPAMTPEVKDCLVKNIRRRMTPQPLKIRADVEMKCFQFDGVLHIKEAMKKAEAAGNDDCPVKIKLVAPPLYVLTTQTLDKEQGITILNNAIKACTEEIDRHKGKLIVKEAPRAVSERDDNLLAEHMAKLRSANEEVDGDDSEEEEDTGMGDVDLDKSGIGLTE, encoded by the exons atgCCGAATCTGGAGTGCCGGATGTACGAGGCCAAGTACCCGGAGGTGGACATGGCGGTGATGATCCAGGTGAAGCACATCGCGGACATGGGGGCGTACGTGTCCCTCCTGGAGTACAACAACATCGAGGGCATGATCCTGTTCTCCGAGCTCTCCCGCCGCCGCATCCGCAGCGTCTCCAGCCTCATCAAGGTTGGCCGCCAGGAGCCGGTCATGGTCCTCCGCGTCGACCGGGAGAAGGGCTACATCGACCTCAGCAAGCGCCGCGTCTCCGAGGAGGACATCCACACGTGCGAGGAGCGGTACAACAAGTCCAAGCTCGTCCACTCCATCATGCGCCACGTCGCCGAGACCATGGACCTCGACCTCGAGGACCTCTACATCCATGTCGGCTGGCCCCTCTACCGCAAGTACGGCCACGCCTTCGAG GCGTTCAAGTTGATCGTGACGAACCCTGAATCGGTTCTTGATTCTCTTACTCGAGAAGTGAAGGAAGCCGGTCCGGATGGGCAGGAG GTGACTAAGGTGGTGCCGGCGATGACGCCGGAGGTTAAGGATTGTTTGGTCAAGAACATTAGGAGAAGGATGACCCCGCAACCATTGAAGATACGAGCTGATGTGGAGATGAAATGCTTCCAATTTGATGGGGTTCTTCACATTAAG GAAGCTATGAAGAAGGCGGAAGCTGCAGGCAATGATGACTGCCCGGTGAAGATAAAGCTGGTTGCGCCTCCACTTTATGTCCTCACCACTCAAACTCTTGACAAG GAACAAGGAATAACAATTCTAAATAATGCTATCAAGGCATGCACTGAAGAAATAGACCGTCACAAGGGTAAACTCATAGTGAAGGAGGCACCAAGAGCT GTGAGCGAACGGGATGATAATCTACTTGCAGAACATATGGCAAAACTGCGATCTGCTAATGAAGAAGTTGATGGCGATGAttcagaagaggaggaagacacAGGAATGGGAGATGTGGATTTGGACAAATCGGGTATTGGTTTAACAGAATAA
- the LOC103709490 gene encoding auxin-responsive protein IAA27-like isoform X2, with protein sequence MTSRLEHDYIGLSELSSMESSDRLSSSSSSLSAEDDPKLGARPPALNIKETELRLGLPGSQSPEREDGPGLTLGLPKSLVSGAKRGFSDAIDGSGKWMISGGSGSEVELGKGGNLFSPRGENGVGKHSGPAGSVKDVNGAAAAAGQEKKALASGAGVAPAAKAQVVGWPPIRSYRKNTMASNPSKNKEDTEGKPGTGCLYVKVSMDGAPYLRKVDLKTYSNYKEFSSALEKMFSCFTIGQCGSHGIPGRDGLGESRMMDLLQGSEYVLTYEDKDGDWMLVGDVPWNMFIDTCRRLRIMKGSEAIGIAPRVMEKCKSRS encoded by the exons ATGACATCGCGCTTGGAGCACGACTATATTGGCCTCTCGGAGCTCTCCTCCATGGAGAGCTCCGACAGGCTTTCCTCTtcgtcttcctccctctccgctGAGGACGACCCCAAGCTCGGAGCCCGCCCGCCGGCGCTCAATATTAAAGAGACCGAGCTCCGCTTGGGTCTCCCGGGATCTCAGTCCCCCGAGCGGGAGGACGGCCCCGGCCTGACACTTGGACTCCCCAAAAGCCTCGTCTCCGGCGCGAAGAGGGGGTTCTCGGACGCCATTGACGGTTCCGGCAAGTGGATGATCTCCGGAGGGAGTGGATCTGAGGTGGAGTTGGGGAAAGGCGGCAACTTGTTCTCGCCTCGGGGGGAGAACGGCGTCGGAAAGCATTCGGGGCCGGCGGGCTCGGTGAAGGATGTCAACGGGGCGGCGGCAGCAGCGGGTCAGGAAAAGAAGGCTCTGGCTTCGGGGGCTGGAGTCGCCCCTGCTGCGAA GGCACAGGTAGTGGGTTGGCCCCCAATCCGTAGTTACCGAAAGAATACAATGGCTTCAAACCCATCGAAGAATAAAGAAGATACTGAAGGAAAACCAGGGACAGGTTGCCTTTATGTCAAGGTTAGCATGGATGGAGCCCCGTATCTCAGAAAAGTTGACCTCAAAACATATTCCAACTATAAGGAGTTTTCATCGGCACTGGAGAAGATGTTCAGCTGTTTTACCATTG GCCAGTGCGGTTCACATGGAATACCCGGCAGAGATGGACTAGGTGAGAGCCGGATGATGGATCTTCTCCAAGGATCTGAATATGTCCTTACATATGAAGACAAGGATGGTGATTGGATGCTTGTTGGTGATGTTCCATGGAA TATGTTCATCGACACTTGTAGGAGGCTCAGGATCATGAAAGGCTCAGAAGCAATTGGAATTG CCCCTAGAGTCATGGAAAAGTGCAAGAGTCGGAGCTAG
- the LOC103709490 gene encoding auxin-responsive protein IAA27-like isoform X1, whose protein sequence is MTSRLEHDYIGLSELSSMESSDRLSSSSSSLSAEDDPKLGARPPALNIKETELRLGLPGSQSPEREDGPGLTLGLPKSLVSGAKRGFSDAIDGSGKWMISGGSGSEVELGKGGNLFSPRGENGVGKHSGPAGSVKDVNGAAAAAGQEKKALASGAGVAPAAKAQVVGWPPIRSYRKNTMASNPSKNKEDTEGKPGTGCLYVKVSMDGAPYLRKVDLKTYSNYKEFSSALEKMFSCFTIGQCGSHGIPGRDGLGESRMMDLLQGSEYVLTYEDKDGDWMLVGDVPWNMFIDTCRRLRIMKGSEAIGIGTYKSPRVMEKCKSRS, encoded by the exons ATGACATCGCGCTTGGAGCACGACTATATTGGCCTCTCGGAGCTCTCCTCCATGGAGAGCTCCGACAGGCTTTCCTCTtcgtcttcctccctctccgctGAGGACGACCCCAAGCTCGGAGCCCGCCCGCCGGCGCTCAATATTAAAGAGACCGAGCTCCGCTTGGGTCTCCCGGGATCTCAGTCCCCCGAGCGGGAGGACGGCCCCGGCCTGACACTTGGACTCCCCAAAAGCCTCGTCTCCGGCGCGAAGAGGGGGTTCTCGGACGCCATTGACGGTTCCGGCAAGTGGATGATCTCCGGAGGGAGTGGATCTGAGGTGGAGTTGGGGAAAGGCGGCAACTTGTTCTCGCCTCGGGGGGAGAACGGCGTCGGAAAGCATTCGGGGCCGGCGGGCTCGGTGAAGGATGTCAACGGGGCGGCGGCAGCAGCGGGTCAGGAAAAGAAGGCTCTGGCTTCGGGGGCTGGAGTCGCCCCTGCTGCGAA GGCACAGGTAGTGGGTTGGCCCCCAATCCGTAGTTACCGAAAGAATACAATGGCTTCAAACCCATCGAAGAATAAAGAAGATACTGAAGGAAAACCAGGGACAGGTTGCCTTTATGTCAAGGTTAGCATGGATGGAGCCCCGTATCTCAGAAAAGTTGACCTCAAAACATATTCCAACTATAAGGAGTTTTCATCGGCACTGGAGAAGATGTTCAGCTGTTTTACCATTG GCCAGTGCGGTTCACATGGAATACCCGGCAGAGATGGACTAGGTGAGAGCCGGATGATGGATCTTCTCCAAGGATCTGAATATGTCCTTACATATGAAGACAAGGATGGTGATTGGATGCTTGTTGGTGATGTTCCATGGAA TATGTTCATCGACACTTGTAGGAGGCTCAGGATCATGAAAGGCTCAGAAGCAATTGGAATTGGTACATACAAAT CCCCTAGAGTCATGGAAAAGTGCAAGAGTCGGAGCTAG